One genomic segment of Methanothermococcus okinawensis IH1 includes these proteins:
- a CDS encoding methanogenesis marker 15 protein: MTVKIAELTCGPEYSGVQSEIEKAAKDVGGEIVFPEVDLDYINKVDEHMGFEVASPNLKLMFARAMSVIEGNTDAEAVFIATCFRCAEGALVRNEVRKLIQKNTDLPVVMYSFTERTKASELSTRMEALATIVERKSLLGRKKQEGISLGLDSGSTTTKAIIMQDNKIIGKGWVYTKDVIESAQKAVDDALKESGLKMDDIETIGTTGYGRHTLGEHFKADLVQEELTVNSKGAAFLANKQEGEATVIDIGGMDNKAISLNNAIPDNFTMGGICAGASGRFFEITARRLDVSIQELGDLAAEGDWRKVMMNSYCIVFGIQDLVTALAGGADPKDVAAAAAHSVAEQIYEQQLQEVDVRDPVILVGGSSLLKGMVLALGEILGKKIVVPPYSQYIGAVGAALLSSGYKYFKK; this comes from the coding sequence ATGACAGTAAAAATAGCTGAATTAACATGCGGTCCAGAATATAGTGGAGTTCAAAGCGAAATTGAAAAAGCAGCAAAGGATGTAGGCGGGGAAATTGTATTTCCAGAGGTAGATTTAGATTACATTAATAAAGTTGATGAGCATATGGGATTTGAAGTAGCATCCCCTAATTTAAAACTCATGTTTGCAAGAGCCATGTCCGTTATTGAGGGAAATACCGATGCAGAGGCAGTTTTTATAGCAACATGTTTTAGGTGTGCTGAGGGAGCTCTGGTTAGAAACGAGGTAAGAAAGTTAATACAAAAAAATACAGATTTGCCTGTTGTTATGTATTCATTTACAGAGAGAACAAAGGCATCAGAATTATCAACAAGAATGGAAGCCCTTGCTACAATTGTAGAGCGAAAATCACTATTGGGTAGAAAGAAACAGGAAGGTATAAGTTTAGGTCTTGATAGTGGCTCTACAACAACAAAAGCCATAATTATGCAGGACAACAAAATCATTGGAAAGGGATGGGTATATACAAAGGATGTTATAGAATCGGCACAAAAGGCTGTTGATGATGCATTAAAAGAATCTGGTTTAAAGATGGATGATATAGAAACTATTGGAACCACAGGATATGGAAGACATACCCTTGGGGAGCATTTTAAGGCAGACCTTGTTCAGGAAGAATTAACAGTTAATTCAAAAGGTGCAGCATTTTTGGCTAATAAACAGGAAGGAGAAGCTACCGTAATTGATATTGGAGGTATGGATAACAAAGCCATATCTTTAAACAATGCCATACCTGATAACTTTACAATGGGAGGTATCTGTGCTGGTGCAAGTGGAAGGTTCTTTGAAATTACAGCACGAAGATTGGATGTTTCTATACAGGAGCTCGGGGATTTAGCAGCAGAAGGGGATTGGAGAAAGGTTATGATGAACAGCTATTGTATTGTATTTGGTATCCAGGATTTGGTTACAGCTCTTGCAGGCGGTGCAGACCCCAAGGATGTAGCAGCAGCAGCAGCTCATTCTGTTGCAGAACAGATTTATGAACAACAATTGCAGGAAGTGGATGTAAGAGACCCTGTAATACTTGTTGGGGGAAGCAGTCTTTTAAAAGGTATGGTGCTTGCATTGGGTGAGATACTCGGTAAAAAAATTGTTGTTCCGCCATATTCACAATATATTGGTGCAGTAGGTGCAGCATTGCTTTCATCAGGATACAAATACTTTAAAAAATAA
- a CDS encoding DUF4013 domain-containing protein: MELSDGLKYPMEDTEWIKKIIIGGILNIIPIVNFISFGYALETMESIIINKNQTNLPEWDEFGSKFIKGFMGIIISIIYLIIPIIIMIITTFSYGHKSTGLFVSGISVSGILMIIIGFILPMALANYVAKGSFGAAFELGEIIGRIKSVVSEYIVCYVVMIVLYVVAGFISAIPIIGWIIGAILGFYLQLVYAYYFGNLYTKSSY; encoded by the coding sequence ATGGAGTTATCAGATGGATTAAAATATCCTATGGAGGATACTGAATGGATTAAAAAAATCATTATAGGGGGTATATTAAACATAATCCCAATTGTAAATTTTATAAGTTTTGGCTATGCCTTGGAAACCATGGAATCCATCATCATTAATAAAAATCAAACTAATCTTCCTGAATGGGATGAATTTGGTTCTAAGTTCATAAAAGGTTTTATGGGAATAATAATATCAATAATATACTTAATTATACCAATAATAATTATGATAATTACGACATTTAGCTATGGACATAAGAGTACAGGATTGTTTGTAAGTGGAATATCAGTTTCTGGGATATTAATGATTATAATTGGATTTATACTCCCAATGGCTCTTGCAAATTATGTGGCTAAGGGTAGCTTTGGGGCTGCGTTTGAGTTGGGTGAAATAATTGGTAGAATAAAATCTGTTGTTAGCGAGTATATTGTTTGCTATGTTGTAATGATAGTGTTATATGTGGTGGCAGGATTTATATCTGCTATTCCAATAATAGGTTGGATAATCGGAGCAATTTTAGGATTTTATCTTCAATTAGTTTATGCCTATTACTTTGGAAATCTTTATACTAAGAGCTCCTATTAA
- a CDS encoding glutamate--tRNA ligase, with translation MRNTILKYVLQNSIKFKGKANPKAVIGKILAENPDLRVKAKEVSKIVAEIAKEVESMTLEEQKAKLEEIAPEFLEAKTTTRKRKELALKNVKDIVVMRFAPNPSGPLHLGHARAAVLNDYFSKKYNGKLILRLEDTDPKRVLPEAYDMIKEDLKWLGVKVDEVVIQSDRMKIYYEYGRKLIEMGHAYVCTCDPEEFRKLRENGQACQCRDLGVERNLELWDKMLNGELENTVVRLKTDIAHKNPSIRDFPIFRIEKTLHPRTGDKYCVYPLMNFSVPVDDHLLSMTHVLRGKDHIVNTEKQKYVFDYFGWKMPEYIHYGILKIEGPVLSTSKMHAGILEGKYNGWDDPRLGTLRALKRRGIKPEAIYKLMTEIGIKQADVKFSWENLYAANKDIIDKDAKRFFFVENPKKVVVEGAEYRVLNLRAHPDREDLGTRELIFDGNIYVSDDLEIGKMYRLMELFNITVEKIEDNTIYAKYHSDDFKIARQNKAKIIHWIPVSNAVKTKVIDTNAKEHNGFAEKDFNTVNIDEIVQFERFGFVRVDEKKGNEIICYFAHK, from the coding sequence TTGAGAAATACTATTCTAAAATATGTTCTTCAAAATTCTATTAAATTCAAAGGAAAAGCAAATCCAAAGGCAGTAATAGGTAAAATATTGGCAGAAAATCCAGATTTAAGAGTAAAAGCAAAAGAAGTTTCCAAAATAGTGGCGGAAATAGCAAAAGAAGTTGAATCAATGACTTTGGAAGAACAAAAGGCAAAATTGGAAGAAATAGCACCAGAATTTTTAGAGGCAAAAACTACTACAAGAAAAAGAAAGGAGCTCGCATTAAAAAATGTGAAAGATATTGTTGTAATGAGGTTTGCACCAAATCCTTCTGGACCCCTACATCTTGGACATGCCAGAGCTGCGGTTTTAAATGATTACTTTTCAAAAAAATACAATGGAAAACTAATTTTAAGACTTGAAGATACAGACCCAAAAAGAGTTCTTCCAGAAGCCTATGACATGATAAAAGAGGATTTAAAATGGCTCGGAGTAAAAGTAGATGAGGTTGTTATCCAATCCGATAGAATGAAAATTTATTACGAATATGGGAGAAAATTAATTGAAATGGGACATGCCTATGTTTGCACATGCGACCCTGAGGAATTTAGGAAACTCCGAGAAAATGGTCAAGCATGTCAATGTAGGGATTTAGGTGTGGAAAGGAACCTTGAACTTTGGGATAAGATGTTAAATGGCGAGCTCGAAAATACAGTAGTTAGATTAAAAACTGATATAGCCCATAAAAACCCATCAATAAGAGATTTTCCAATATTTAGGATTGAAAAAACACTTCATCCAAGAACTGGGGATAAATACTGCGTATATCCATTAATGAATTTCTCTGTTCCAGTAGATGACCATTTACTCAGTATGACTCATGTATTGAGAGGAAAGGACCACATAGTTAATACAGAAAAGCAAAAGTATGTATTTGATTACTTTGGATGGAAAATGCCAGAATACATACACTACGGTATTTTAAAGATAGAAGGACCCGTTTTAAGCACCTCAAAAATGCATGCAGGTATTTTGGAGGGAAAATACAATGGATGGGATGACCCAAGATTGGGAACCCTTAGAGCTCTAAAAAGGAGGGGCATAAAACCAGAGGCAATATATAAATTAATGACTGAAATAGGCATAAAGCAGGCTGATGTTAAGTTCTCATGGGAAAATCTCTATGCAGCCAATAAAGATATAATAGATAAAGACGCAAAAAGGTTTTTCTTTGTGGAAAATCCAAAAAAGGTTGTAGTAGAAGGTGCAGAATATAGAGTTTTAAATTTAAGAGCTCACCCAGATAGAGAAGACTTAGGAACAAGGGAGCTCATATTTGATGGGAATATATATGTCTCCGATGATTTAGAAATAGGTAAAATGTATAGATTAATGGAATTATTTAATATAACCGTAGAAAAAATTGAAGATAACACGATATATGCAAAATATCACAGTGATGATTTTAAAATAGCAAGACAGAATAAGGCTAAAATCATACATTGGATTCCAGTAAGTAATGCAGTAAAAACAAAGGTAATTGATACCAATGCAAAAGAACATAATGGATTTGCAGAAAAGGACTTTAATACAGTAAATATTGATGAAATCGTCCAATTTGAGAGATTTGGATTTGTAAGAGTGGATGAAAAGAAGGGTAATGAAATAATATGTTATTTTGCACATAAATAA